A section of the Dermacoccus nishinomiyaensis genome encodes:
- a CDS encoding MFS transporter: MNEHRGLRASGWPGVVVLALGIFAMVTVEELPIGVLTLISDDLGASEGAVGLGVTLAGAVAGVMGLSTSLAIGTLDRRVVLFTALLVVAAATTASGMATNVAVYLVARLCAGLGIGVFWALIAIVASRIVAPERAALATTVAFAGASGATILGVPIGTWLGTTWTWHVAFYALAAFCFVIAVALWFLVPSVLVDEKFTTDGYRRAWSIGPVRLALLVTAVLVVAQFCAYTYASPALQEFAHVSPAGVGAMLLVMGITGLFGNVGSAPIMRRRPMLALLLVTCGMTAGIAGLMLSGTPAVAALAMGVWGLFGGAMAVVLQHWVLTSAGPYAEPAAALDSGIFNFAIAGGAALGAFVLDVSNIHTVFVVAIVGTLTATAMVLAYRRRVTA; this comes from the coding sequence ATGAACGAGCACAGGGGTCTGCGGGCGTCAGGGTGGCCGGGGGTGGTCGTGCTCGCCCTCGGCATCTTCGCGATGGTGACGGTCGAGGAGCTGCCGATCGGCGTCCTCACCCTGATCAGCGACGACCTGGGCGCCTCCGAAGGAGCCGTAGGCCTCGGCGTGACGCTGGCCGGCGCCGTCGCCGGCGTCATGGGGTTGTCGACGTCACTCGCCATCGGCACCCTCGATCGCCGCGTCGTGCTCTTCACGGCACTGCTCGTCGTCGCGGCCGCGACCACGGCGTCCGGGATGGCGACGAACGTCGCCGTCTACCTCGTAGCGCGTTTGTGCGCCGGGCTCGGCATCGGCGTGTTCTGGGCGCTCATCGCCATCGTCGCCTCCCGCATCGTCGCGCCCGAACGCGCGGCGCTCGCGACCACCGTCGCGTTCGCGGGGGCGTCGGGAGCGACGATCCTCGGCGTGCCGATCGGCACGTGGCTCGGCACGACGTGGACGTGGCACGTCGCGTTCTACGCGCTCGCCGCGTTCTGCTTCGTCATTGCCGTGGCGCTGTGGTTCCTCGTGCCGAGCGTGCTCGTCGACGAGAAGTTCACGACCGACGGGTACCGCCGCGCCTGGTCGATCGGCCCGGTGCGTCTCGCGCTGCTCGTGACGGCGGTGCTCGTCGTCGCGCAGTTCTGCGCGTACACCTACGCGAGCCCTGCGCTGCAGGAGTTCGCGCACGTCAGCCCCGCGGGTGTCGGCGCGATGCTGCTCGTCATGGGCATCACCGGGTTGTTCGGCAACGTCGGCTCAGCGCCCATCATGCGACGTCGCCCGATGCTCGCGCTGCTGCTCGTCACGTGCGGCATGACGGCCGGCATCGCGGGCCTCATGCTGTCGGGAACCCCCGCCGTCGCGGCCCTCGCGATGGGCGTGTGGGGACTGTTCGGTGGCGCGATGGCCGTCGTGCTGCAGCACTGGGTGCTGACGAGCGCCGGGCCCTACGCCGAGCCCGCCGCAGCGCTCGATTCGGGCATCTTCAACTTCGCGATCGCCGGCGGAGCCGCCCTCGGAGCGTTCGTCCTCGACGTCTCGAACATCCACACCGTGTTCGTCGTCGCCATCGTCGGCACACTGACGGCGACCGCCATGGTGCTCGCGTACCGGCGTCGCGTCACGGCCTGA
- a CDS encoding lipid II:glycine glycyltransferase FemX produces the protein MTAPSASSTTSAPDGWNASVAANPDGGAFFQLAEFAEIKADAGWRPRFVDAGGVAVMVLERIVPPLGRLWYVPQGPGLAEGSDPSGVLTALAAQAKKRLVFAIKFEPQLVDSPENRAALEAAGAHRTTDVQPTFSTVWLDIRPDAETLLKGFDSKARYNIRRAVKDGVTTAEVPIDDASCRTFYDLFVKTAEGRFVIRPYEYYRTFWQTYGRDGRGAFFFAYYEGEVISADFVMINGHLASRKDAASVPVKKVRGAAALLVLDTIKALKERGVTDYDLCGAPPSDRAKDETHPLYGVGQFKTGFNKEITDYVGTWLLPVMPLQAKAWEAGVEKAVRKAHFVVKKTPYF, from the coding sequence GTGACGGCGCCATCAGCCTCCTCCACCACATCAGCCCCCGACGGCTGGAACGCCTCCGTCGCCGCGAACCCCGACGGCGGCGCATTCTTCCAGCTCGCGGAGTTCGCCGAGATCAAGGCCGACGCCGGGTGGAGGCCCCGCTTCGTCGACGCGGGCGGGGTCGCCGTCATGGTGCTCGAGCGGATCGTCCCGCCGCTGGGGCGGCTGTGGTACGTGCCGCAGGGCCCCGGGCTGGCGGAGGGCAGCGACCCGTCGGGCGTGCTGACGGCGCTTGCCGCGCAGGCGAAGAAGCGCCTCGTCTTCGCGATCAAGTTCGAGCCGCAGCTCGTCGATTCACCCGAGAACCGGGCGGCGCTCGAGGCCGCGGGCGCTCACCGCACGACCGACGTCCAGCCCACGTTCTCGACGGTGTGGCTCGACATCCGGCCCGACGCCGAGACCCTGCTCAAGGGCTTCGACTCGAAGGCGCGCTACAACATCCGCCGCGCCGTCAAGGACGGCGTGACGACCGCCGAGGTGCCGATCGACGACGCCTCGTGCCGCACGTTCTACGACCTGTTCGTCAAGACGGCCGAGGGGCGTTTCGTCATCCGCCCCTACGAGTACTACCGCACGTTCTGGCAGACGTACGGGCGCGACGGCCGCGGCGCCTTCTTCTTCGCCTACTACGAGGGTGAGGTCATCTCGGCAGACTTCGTCATGATCAACGGCCACCTCGCGAGCCGCAAGGACGCGGCGTCGGTGCCCGTCAAGAAGGTGCGCGGCGCCGCGGCGCTTCTCGTGCTCGACACGATCAAGGCGCTCAAGGAGCGCGGCGTCACCGACTACGACCTGTGCGGCGCCCCGCCCTCGGATCGCGCCAAGGACGAGACGCACCCGCTCTACGGCGTCGGACAGTTCAAGACGGGGTTCAACAAGGAGATCACCGACTACGTCGGCACCTGGCTGCTGCCCGTGATGCCGCTGCAGGCGAAGGCGTGGGAGGCCGGCGTCGAGAAGGCTGTGCGCAAGGCCCACTTCGTCGTGAAGAAGACGCCGTACTTCTGA
- the hrpB gene encoding ATP-dependent helicase HrpB, whose protein sequence is MNAPFDLDAIGRGLPFATATAELTRALDAGACVVQAPPGTGKTTLAPPLVANWLAERGDAWRDVDPAAARGVTPGRAGRVIVTQPRRVAVRAAARRLAQLTGTRLGDVVGYAVRGESRSSTATLVEFVTPGLLDRRLLADPELTGVGAVILDEVHERSIESDVAFGLLADVRALRDDLVVVAMSATLDAPRFADLLAATTTSGEAPLVDCPSALHPLDVRWAPFDSPRLDARGVTRAFLEHVARITTRALDDADTHAGGRGTAAATDAVANLAGLRGCDALVFLPGAREVSIVAEQVRQLRPELDVLELHGRIDAAEQDRATAGRGPGEPRRVVVSTALAESSLTVPGVRLVVDAGLSREPRRDVARGMNGLVTVACSRASAVQRAGRAARLGPGMAVRCYDEQTFARMPEHVTPEMATSDLTDVALTFAAWGTPGGTGLSLPTQPPAPALREATHTLVGLGALDADGRITALGRTLVEVPADPRLARALLVAAERIGARSAAEYVAALADDVRSRDADLDHAIAELQGPARSRWVRESERLTRVVAAGSNDAGATPDPGWAPGHAAASRRARSVDAETESDAGLVIALAYPERVAHRVAEGVYLTASGTRAGLDDSPLTECEWLAVADVARSDGRAARGTGAVIRLAAPITRPIAEDAASHLLVDEVRATWDATSGKIVGRRVKALGAIEFSATPTSPTPEVARQAVANALAAQRLSLLTWSDAAAALRRRLAFLHHHLADPWPAMDDDTLLARLDDWLAPELDRLARGGKLASIDLTEPLRRLLPWPDATRLDELAPERLRVPSGSSVRITYPPLDEPGGPPIVAVKLQECFGLTQTPRLADGRAPVLFHLLSPGQRPVAVTDDLASFWAGPYAGVRADMRGRYPKHPWPEDPLTHVATAKTKNRL, encoded by the coding sequence ATGAATGCCCCCTTCGACCTCGACGCCATCGGACGCGGGCTGCCCTTCGCGACGGCCACCGCTGAGTTGACGCGCGCTCTCGACGCGGGCGCGTGCGTCGTCCAGGCCCCGCCCGGCACGGGCAAGACGACGCTCGCGCCGCCGCTCGTCGCGAACTGGCTCGCTGAGCGGGGCGACGCATGGCGCGACGTCGACCCCGCAGCGGCCCGTGGAGTGACGCCCGGCCGAGCCGGCCGCGTCATCGTCACCCAGCCGCGACGTGTTGCCGTCCGCGCTGCTGCACGGCGTCTGGCCCAGCTGACGGGGACGCGTCTCGGTGACGTCGTCGGCTACGCAGTGCGCGGCGAATCCCGCTCGAGCACAGCGACACTCGTCGAGTTCGTCACGCCCGGTCTGCTCGATCGGCGCCTGCTCGCCGACCCCGAACTGACGGGCGTCGGCGCCGTCATCCTCGACGAGGTGCATGAGCGCTCGATCGAATCCGACGTCGCGTTCGGCCTGCTCGCCGACGTACGCGCGCTGCGTGACGATCTCGTCGTCGTCGCGATGTCAGCGACGCTCGACGCACCGCGTTTCGCCGATCTCCTCGCCGCGACCACCACGTCGGGTGAGGCACCCCTCGTCGATTGCCCGTCTGCGCTGCACCCGCTCGACGTGCGATGGGCGCCGTTCGACTCGCCCCGCCTCGACGCGCGCGGCGTCACCCGGGCCTTCCTCGAGCACGTCGCGCGCATCACGACCCGCGCGCTGGATGATGCCGACACTCATGCCGGCGGGCGTGGCACTGCCGCAGCGACGGACGCCGTCGCCAACTTGGCCGGCTTGCGGGGCTGCGACGCGCTCGTCTTCCTCCCAGGTGCGCGCGAGGTGTCGATCGTCGCCGAGCAGGTGCGGCAACTGCGCCCCGAACTCGACGTGCTCGAACTGCACGGGCGCATCGACGCTGCCGAGCAGGATCGCGCGACGGCCGGTCGCGGACCCGGCGAACCGCGCCGCGTCGTCGTCTCCACCGCCCTCGCGGAGTCGTCACTGACGGTGCCCGGCGTGCGCCTCGTCGTCGACGCCGGGCTCTCGCGCGAACCTCGACGCGACGTCGCGCGCGGCATGAACGGCCTTGTCACCGTGGCGTGTTCGCGCGCCAGCGCGGTGCAGCGTGCCGGCCGTGCGGCCCGTCTCGGGCCCGGCATGGCGGTGCGTTGCTACGACGAGCAGACGTTCGCGCGCATGCCCGAGCATGTCACGCCCGAGATGGCGACGAGCGACCTCACCGACGTCGCCCTGACGTTCGCGGCGTGGGGCACGCCGGGCGGCACCGGGCTTTCCCTGCCGACGCAACCACCTGCGCCCGCCCTGCGCGAGGCGACGCACACCCTCGTCGGCCTGGGCGCGCTCGACGCTGACGGTCGCATCACCGCCCTCGGCAGGACGCTCGTCGAGGTACCCGCCGACCCGCGGCTCGCCCGCGCCTTGCTCGTCGCGGCCGAGCGAATCGGCGCCCGATCGGCCGCGGAATACGTCGCTGCACTCGCCGACGACGTCCGCTCGAGGGACGCCGACCTCGACCACGCGATCGCCGAGCTGCAGGGGCCGGCCCGTTCGCGGTGGGTGCGCGAGAGCGAACGCCTCACACGCGTCGTCGCGGCCGGCTCGAACGACGCCGGCGCCACCCCGGACCCCGGGTGGGCGCCCGGACACGCCGCGGCATCTCGACGGGCTCGCTCCGTGGACGCCGAGACCGAGAGCGACGCCGGTCTCGTCATCGCTCTTGCGTATCCGGAACGCGTGGCGCATCGCGTCGCCGAGGGCGTCTACCTCACGGCGTCGGGAACCCGTGCGGGGCTAGACGATTCACCGTTGACCGAGTGTGAGTGGTTGGCTGTCGCGGACGTCGCGCGTTCCGATGGTCGCGCCGCGCGTGGGACGGGCGCCGTCATCCGGTTGGCGGCCCCGATCACTCGACCGATCGCGGAGGACGCAGCGTCGCACCTGCTCGTCGACGAGGTGCGCGCGACGTGGGACGCGACCTCCGGCAAGATCGTGGGGCGGCGCGTCAAGGCGCTCGGCGCGATCGAGTTCTCGGCGACACCAACGTCCCCGACGCCGGAGGTGGCGCGACAAGCCGTCGCGAATGCTCTTGCAGCGCAGAGGCTTTCGTTGCTGACATGGAGCGATGCTGCAGCGGCGCTGCGACGTCGTCTGGCTTTCCTGCACCACCACCTCGCCGACCCGTGGCCCGCGATGGACGACGACACACTGCTCGCCCGACTCGACGATTGGCTCGCCCCGGAGCTCGACCGCCTCGCCCGTGGGGGGAAGCTCGCCTCCATCGACCTGACGGAACCGCTGCGTCGCCTGCTGCCCTGGCCCGACGCGACACGTCTCGACGAGTTGGCACCCGAGCGGCTGCGTGTGCCCAGCGGCTCCAGCGTGCGCATCACCTACCCACCTCTCGACGAACCGGGCGGCCCGCCCATCGTCGCAGTGAAACTGCAGGAGTGCTTCGGGCTGACGCAGACCCCGCGCCTCGCCGACGGGCGCGCACCTGTGCTGTTCCACCTGCTGTCGCCTGGGCAGCGACCCGTCGCCGTCACCGACGACCTCGCCTCGTTCTGGGCCGGGCCCTACGCGGGCGTGCGCGCCGACATGCGCGGCCGCTACCCGAAGCATCCGTGGCCCGAGGACCCTCTCACACACGTCGCGACGGCGAAGACGAAGAACCGCCTCTGA
- a CDS encoding amino acid permease, with product MATQADSTPAEPSGPAGSVADPTPGAGGQNELRRDLNARHLNMIAIGGAIGTGLFLASAGSIHEAGPGGALVAYGVIGFMVWLLMQSLGEMSTYLPLANSFEAYGTRFVSRSFGFAQGWNYWFNWAITVAAEIAAAGAVVNYWAPDVDQRLVALVFFAILFAINAISVRAFGESEFLFASIKVITVLVFLAVGVLMIFGIMTEAPGTKNWTTGQAPFVGGFSGIIAIFMIAGFSFQGTEMIGVAAGEADEPEKTIPKAIRAVFFRILIFYIGAFVVIGFLLPYTDPRLVNAADGDIQASPFTLIFDKVGVVGAASVMNAVILTAILSAGSSGLYVSTRMLYAMAQKGMAPRFLLKTNRRSVPMPALLLTALVALGCYGLSLLSSDAYGWLVAASGLAGFITWCGIAWSHLKFRKAYVAQGGRVEDLPFRAKWYPLGPVVALGMCALVIVLQNKDLIFEGTVDPGGLLESYIGLPLFLAVWAGHKLVTKSKKVDPLEADLTRTRSHS from the coding sequence ATGGCCACACAGGCCGATTCCACGCCCGCCGAGCCGTCAGGGCCGGCGGGCTCCGTCGCCGACCCGACGCCTGGCGCGGGTGGTCAGAACGAGCTGCGACGCGACCTCAATGCGCGCCACCTCAACATGATCGCCATCGGCGGCGCCATCGGGACGGGCCTGTTCCTCGCCTCCGCCGGTTCGATCCACGAGGCGGGCCCCGGCGGCGCGCTCGTCGCGTACGGCGTCATCGGGTTCATGGTGTGGTTGCTCATGCAGAGCCTCGGCGAGATGTCGACGTATCTGCCGCTCGCCAACTCGTTCGAGGCGTACGGCACCCGATTCGTCAGCCGCAGCTTCGGCTTCGCGCAGGGCTGGAACTACTGGTTCAACTGGGCGATCACGGTCGCGGCGGAGATCGCGGCGGCGGGCGCCGTCGTCAACTACTGGGCGCCGGACGTCGACCAGCGTCTCGTCGCGCTCGTCTTCTTCGCCATCCTGTTCGCCATCAACGCGATCAGCGTGCGCGCCTTCGGCGAGAGCGAGTTCCTGTTCGCCTCGATCAAGGTCATCACCGTCCTCGTGTTCCTCGCCGTCGGCGTCCTCATGATCTTCGGCATCATGACGGAGGCGCCCGGCACGAAGAACTGGACCACCGGGCAGGCGCCGTTCGTCGGCGGGTTCTCGGGCATCATCGCGATCTTCATGATCGCCGGATTCAGCTTCCAGGGCACCGAGATGATCGGTGTCGCCGCCGGTGAGGCCGACGAGCCCGAGAAGACGATCCCGAAGGCCATCCGCGCCGTGTTCTTCCGCATCCTCATCTTCTACATCGGCGCGTTCGTCGTCATCGGCTTCCTGCTGCCGTACACCGACCCGCGCCTCGTCAATGCCGCTGACGGCGACATCCAGGCGTCGCCATTCACGCTGATCTTCGACAAGGTCGGCGTGGTCGGTGCGGCGAGCGTCATGAACGCGGTCATTCTCACCGCCATCCTGTCGGCCGGCTCGTCCGGTCTCTACGTCTCGACCCGCATGCTCTACGCGATGGCGCAGAAGGGTATGGCGCCCCGCTTCCTGCTCAAGACCAACCGCCGTTCCGTACCGATGCCGGCGCTGCTGCTGACGGCCCTCGTCGCGCTCGGCTGCTACGGGCTGAGCCTGCTCTCGTCCGACGCCTATGGCTGGCTCGTCGCTGCCTCCGGTCTCGCGGGGTTCATCACGTGGTGCGGTATTGCGTGGAGCCACCTCAAGTTCCGCAAGGCGTACGTCGCACAGGGTGGCCGCGTCGAGGATCTGCCGTTCCGCGCGAAGTGGTACCCGCTCGGGCCGGTCGTCGCGCTCGGCATGTGCGCGCTCGTCATCGTGCTGCAGAACAAAGACCTGATCTTCGAAGGCACCGTCGACCCCGGCGGCCTGCTCGAGAGCTACATCGGCCTGCCGCTGTTCCTCGCCGTGTGGGCCGGCCACAAGCTCGTGACGAAGTCGAAGAAGGTCGACCCGCTCGAGGCGGATCTCACGCGCACCCGCTCGCACTCCTGA
- a CDS encoding glycosyltransferase family 2 protein, giving the protein MVSAPDYRDPAIGDLDLAMRAEQAGLSMAWVGGAHVLHAPTASSTRGVEDLAVFARRWGHEPPAQEAVTRTSA; this is encoded by the coding sequence GTGGTTTCTGCCCCCGACTACCGCGACCCGGCCATCGGCGACCTCGATCTCGCGATGCGCGCCGAGCAGGCCGGGCTGTCCATGGCATGGGTCGGTGGCGCGCACGTATTGCACGCGCCGACGGCGTCGTCGACGCGTGGTGTCGAGGACCTCGCGGTGTTCGCGCGCCGTTGGGGCCACGAACCGCCCGCTCAGGAGGCCGTGACGCGCACGTCCGCGTAG
- a CDS encoding phosphatase domain-containing protein, translating to MGATLDLVNSLLDGPTGRRDEKQILTLLREAPAGELNDVLENVDATKLFDDMDDRLIGPDNETALIELLARTRRHELSMAAQVAVIHGMQGGATSAAMEGATRDMLLAHTGNDLTHLKNTLNLAKGRHDLEGLVFADIDDDVIRAEILDHFAASSSLEGERQAKTLSDIDDTALAKIHETRYPRGTVIPGIIAFYEALDLGPRDAPLSRGDLTFVTARPADALGLMKSYSRESLTKAGFADLSIMTGSIFHLATHDAMAAKKVANIAHYATLFPEYDLVFVGDSGQGDIAVGEQILQAHGDVVKAVFIHDVVALDAGRRAELAAKGIWVVDTYVGAAAKAHELGLISEAGVQRVIDETHRLLDDVEWGSSEQERAMRELVERDASGR from the coding sequence GTGGGTGCCACGCTCGATCTCGTCAATTCTCTTCTCGACGGCCCGACGGGGCGGCGTGATGAGAAGCAGATCCTCACGCTGCTGCGCGAGGCGCCCGCCGGTGAGCTGAACGACGTCCTCGAGAACGTCGACGCGACCAAGCTGTTCGACGACATGGACGACCGCCTCATCGGCCCCGACAACGAGACCGCCCTCATCGAGTTGCTCGCCCGCACGAGGCGTCACGAGTTGAGCATGGCGGCGCAGGTCGCCGTCATCCACGGGATGCAGGGCGGCGCGACGTCGGCTGCTATGGAGGGCGCGACCCGTGACATGCTGCTCGCCCACACGGGCAACGACCTGACGCACCTGAAGAACACGCTCAACCTCGCGAAGGGCCGACACGATCTGGAGGGTCTCGTCTTCGCCGACATCGACGACGACGTCATCCGCGCCGAGATTCTCGACCACTTCGCCGCGTCCTCGTCGCTCGAGGGTGAGCGGCAGGCGAAGACCCTGTCCGACATCGACGACACCGCCCTGGCGAAGATCCACGAGACGCGTTACCCGCGCGGAACCGTCATCCCGGGCATCATCGCGTTCTACGAAGCACTCGACCTCGGACCTCGTGACGCGCCGCTCTCGCGCGGTGACCTGACGTTCGTCACGGCGCGGCCTGCGGATGCCCTGGGGTTGATGAAGAGCTACAGCCGCGAGTCACTCACCAAGGCCGGGTTCGCGGATCTGTCGATCATGACGGGCAGCATCTTCCATCTCGCGACGCACGACGCGATGGCCGCGAAGAAGGTCGCCAACATCGCGCACTACGCGACCTTGTTTCCCGAGTACGACCTCGTGTTCGTCGGCGATTCGGGGCAGGGGGACATCGCCGTCGGCGAGCAGATCTTGCAGGCGCACGGTGACGTCGTCAAGGCCGTCTTCATCCACGACGTCGTGGCCCTGGATGCCGGACGCCGCGCCGAACTCGCCGCGAAGGGGATCTGGGTGGTCGACACCTACGTCGGTGCGGCCGCCAAGGCTCACGAGTTGGGGTTGATCTCCGAGGCGGGCGTGCAGCGCGTCATCGACGAGACCCACCGGCTGCTCGACGACGTCGAGTGGGGATCGTCCGAGCAGGAGCGTGCCATGCGCGAGCTGGTGGAACGGGACGCGTCGGGCCGGTGA
- a CDS encoding thioredoxin domain-containing protein yields MANRLAASLSPYLRQHADNPVDWHEWGDEAFAEARHRDVPVLLSVGYAACHWCHVMAHESFEDAAIAAQLAEGFVAVKVDREERPDVDAVYMNVTQALTGHGGWPMTVLLTPDGEPFYAGTYFPREQFSSLLHSIGELWRDDRARVEGAARSIVEAMQTRSPADATGLGPGGDDLLGQGDRAERQLVGVDLTRAVVGLRRQFDDGRGGFGGAPKFPPSMTLEHLLRHHARTGDADALAMARRTGEAMARGGMYDQLDGGFARYSVDADWVVPHFEKMLYDNAQLLRVYAHLWRATGDDWARRVTYEAADFIMRRLGTSEGAFASALDADTDGVEGLTYVWNAEELVEVLGRGDGARAAELLGVTLHGTFEDGRSTLQLRRDPAELFSPEVLGDRSPDAWWSDVRARLRSVRAERPQPARDDKVVTSWNGLAIAALAEAGMILEQPSWVAAAREAADVVLATHVVDGRLRRASLKGRVSEALACADDYGNLAEGLLVLHQANGETRHAEVAIGLLDDAARLFFDGDTVYDTGSDASQLFIRPRSDGDNAEPCGASSLASAYVMAFALTGHGEYRERALACLSGLVGVMASNPRFAGWALAAAEALAAGPVQVAVVDPADGGAAAGSVDGPPDAAEADEMWLRAWRSTSPGLVRVRGAADAGGVPLLADRPAVDGQATAYVCRGFVCDAPVTRADEMNI; encoded by the coding sequence ATGGCCAACCGACTCGCTGCCTCGCTGAGCCCCTACCTGCGCCAGCACGCCGACAACCCCGTCGACTGGCACGAATGGGGTGACGAGGCGTTCGCCGAGGCACGACATCGTGACGTGCCCGTGCTGCTGTCCGTCGGCTACGCGGCGTGCCACTGGTGCCACGTCATGGCGCACGAGTCGTTCGAGGACGCAGCCATCGCGGCGCAGCTCGCCGAGGGGTTCGTCGCGGTCAAGGTCGATCGTGAGGAGCGCCCCGACGTCGACGCCGTCTACATGAACGTCACGCAGGCGCTCACCGGGCACGGCGGCTGGCCGATGACGGTGTTGCTGACGCCGGACGGTGAGCCCTTCTACGCCGGAACCTACTTCCCGCGTGAGCAGTTCTCGTCGCTGCTGCACTCGATCGGTGAGTTGTGGCGTGACGATCGGGCGCGCGTCGAGGGAGCAGCGCGTTCCATCGTCGAGGCGATGCAGACGCGCTCGCCTGCCGACGCGACGGGTTTGGGGCCTGGGGGAGATGACCTGCTCGGGCAGGGCGATCGGGCTGAACGACAGCTCGTGGGGGTCGATCTGACGCGTGCCGTCGTCGGCCTGCGTCGCCAGTTCGACGACGGCCGGGGCGGCTTCGGTGGCGCGCCCAAGTTCCCGCCGTCGATGACGCTCGAGCACCTGCTGCGTCACCACGCCCGCACGGGCGACGCGGACGCCCTCGCGATGGCTCGCCGCACGGGCGAGGCGATGGCGCGCGGTGGCATGTACGACCAGCTCGACGGAGGGTTCGCGCGCTACAGCGTCGACGCCGACTGGGTCGTGCCGCACTTCGAGAAGATGCTGTACGACAACGCGCAACTGCTGCGGGTGTACGCGCATCTGTGGCGCGCGACCGGCGACGACTGGGCGCGTCGCGTGACCTACGAGGCGGCCGACTTCATCATGCGGCGCCTCGGCACCAGTGAGGGGGCGTTTGCCTCCGCGCTGGATGCTGACACCGACGGCGTCGAAGGCCTCACCTACGTATGGAACGCGGAGGAGCTCGTCGAGGTGCTGGGCCGCGGCGACGGCGCGCGCGCCGCTGAGCTTCTCGGCGTCACCCTTCACGGCACGTTCGAAGACGGCCGCTCGACCCTGCAGCTGCGTCGTGACCCCGCCGAGCTTTTCTCGCCCGAGGTGCTGGGTGACCGCTCCCCGGACGCGTGGTGGTCAGACGTTCGGGCCAGGCTGCGCTCGGTGCGGGCCGAGCGCCCGCAGCCGGCCCGTGACGACAAGGTCGTCACGTCATGGAACGGCCTCGCCATCGCCGCGCTCGCCGAGGCCGGGATGATCCTCGAACAACCCTCGTGGGTGGCGGCGGCGCGGGAGGCGGCTGACGTCGTGCTCGCGACCCACGTCGTCGACGGGCGGTTGCGGCGGGCGTCGCTCAAAGGCCGGGTGAGCGAGGCGCTCGCCTGCGCCGATGACTACGGCAACCTCGCCGAGGGGCTGTTGGTGCTGCATCAGGCGAATGGCGAGACGCGCCATGCCGAGGTGGCGATCGGTCTGCTCGACGACGCGGCGCGCCTGTTCTTCGACGGCGACACCGTGTACGACACGGGGTCGGACGCGTCGCAGCTCTTCATCAGGCCGCGCTCCGACGGCGACAACGCCGAACCGTGCGGCGCGTCGTCGCTCGCCTCGGCGTACGTCATGGCGTTCGCTCTGACGGGGCACGGCGAATACCGCGAGCGAGCTCTTGCCTGCCTGTCCGGCCTCGTGGGTGTGATGGCGTCGAACCCGCGGTTCGCCGGCTGGGCGCTCGCTGCGGCGGAGGCGCTCGCTGCGGGGCCGGTGCAGGTCGCCGTCGTCGACCCTGCGGATGGGGGTGCGGCTGCGGGGTCCGTCGATGGGCCGCCTGATGCGGCCGAGGCGGATGAGATGTGGCTGCGCGCCTGGCGTTCGACGAGTCCGGGGTTGGTGCGTGTTCGTGGCGCTGCCGACGCCGGCGGGGTGCCGTTGCTGGCAGATCGCCCTGCGGTCGACGGCCAGGCGACGGCGTACGTGTGCCGGGGCTTCGTGTGCGATGCCCCCGTGACGAGGGCGGACGAGATGAACATCTGA
- a CDS encoding GNAT family N-acetyltransferase: protein MSDTITVKKNTETHRYEGFLDDEQVGFADYREDGDVVTMPHTIVPERFGGRGFASQIVRSALDDVRAAGKKVDPVCPYVASWIDKHPDYADVRVTAS, encoded by the coding sequence ATGAGCGACACCATCACCGTGAAGAAGAACACCGAGACCCACCGCTACGAGGGTTTCCTCGACGACGAGCAGGTCGGGTTCGCCGACTACCGCGAGGACGGCGACGTCGTCACGATGCCGCACACGATCGTGCCGGAGCGCTTCGGTGGCCGCGGTTTCGCGAGCCAGATCGTCCGTTCCGCGCTCGACGACGTGCGCGCGGCCGGCAAGAAGGTCGACCCGGTCTGCCCGTACGTCGCGTCGTGGATCGACAAGCACCCCGACTACGCGGACGTGCGCGTCACGGCCTCCTGA
- a CDS encoding antibiotic biosynthesis monooxygenase, with protein sequence MTNAVAAAPTAPDEAPVTVSFTRHMSTDNETQVLAWVHAGMAMAEKFEGFLGTGWVRSSSNSQEWHMLCRFRNQACLDAWDRSPERAWWLSFGADIVQHTRGEKRVGIEGWFDEPSHSSDVVLPGEAPAPGRRLAPPRWKQATMIWAVFFPMSVLAAYLLQPHIASLHVVLRTLIQTSILTPLMTYIMLPFTTRVLDEWLHEE encoded by the coding sequence ATGACGAATGCTGTCGCTGCCGCGCCGACCGCGCCTGACGAGGCGCCCGTGACGGTGTCGTTCACGCGCCACATGAGCACCGACAACGAGACTCAGGTGCTGGCCTGGGTGCATGCCGGCATGGCGATGGCGGAGAAGTTCGAGGGCTTCCTCGGCACCGGGTGGGTGCGCTCGTCGAGCAACTCGCAGGAATGGCACATGCTGTGTCGTTTCCGCAATCAGGCGTGCCTCGACGCGTGGGATCGCAGCCCCGAGCGCGCCTGGTGGTTGTCGTTCGGTGCGGACATCGTGCAGCACACCCGCGGCGAGAAGCGCGTCGGCATCGAGGGATGGTTCGACGAGCCGTCGCACAGCAGTGACGTCGTCCTGCCCGGCGAAGCGCCCGCGCCCGGCCGTCGTCTCGCGCCGCCGCGGTGGAAGCAGGCCACGATGATCTGGGCGGTGTTCTTCCCGATGTCGGTGCTTGCCGCCTACCTGCTGCAGCCGCACATCGCGAGCCTGCACGTCGTGTTGCGCACGCTGATCCAGACGTCGATCCTCACGCCGCTCATGACCTACATCATGCTGCCGTTCACCACCCGCGTGCTCGACGAGTGGCTGCACGAGGAGTGA